The following are from one region of the Geoalkalibacter subterraneus genome:
- a CDS encoding response regulator transcription factor gives MKPLKIIIAEDNPKDYEFLERLLAEEDLALEPERADNGLEALKIAARYDEPLVISDIQMPEMNGIDFARALWDKRPMARIVFWSQYKDEMYVRALLRIVPPETVYGYVLKSNPRDRIGMAIRTVLVDEQCWIDPEVRKVQGRTGHSQTALSDIEYEALLDISLGLTDNLIAQRRYLSRRGVQSRLNSLYNKLGVDQQQFHSDKFGDAFNLRNRAVAIGLRRGLINAFELENEEEEFQNWLKRFKASHR, from the coding sequence ATGAAACCGCTTAAAATCATTATCGCCGAAGACAATCCGAAAGATTACGAATTTCTAGAACGTCTCCTCGCCGAAGAGGATCTCGCCCTGGAACCGGAACGCGCCGACAACGGGCTTGAAGCTCTCAAGATAGCGGCACGCTACGATGAACCGCTGGTCATCAGCGACATCCAGATGCCTGAGATGAACGGCATTGATTTCGCCCGCGCCCTGTGGGACAAGCGCCCCATGGCCCGCATCGTCTTCTGGAGCCAGTACAAGGACGAAATGTACGTGCGCGCCCTGCTGCGCATCGTGCCGCCGGAAACGGTCTACGGCTACGTCCTCAAATCCAACCCGCGCGATCGCATCGGCATGGCCATCCGCACCGTGCTGGTGGACGAGCAGTGCTGGATCGACCCCGAAGTCCGCAAGGTGCAGGGCCGCACAGGTCACAGCCAGACCGCCCTGTCCGATATCGAATACGAAGCGCTGCTCGATATATCCCTGGGGCTGACCGACAATCTTATCGCCCAGCGGCGCTATCTTTCACGCCGCGGCGTGCAGAGTCGGCTCAACTCCCTCTACAACAAGCTTGGAGTGGATCAGCAGCAGTTTCACAGTGACAAGTTCGGCGATGCCTTCAACCTGCGCAACCGGGCGGTGGCGATCGGCTTGCGGCGCGGATTGATCAATGCGTTCGAACTCGAAAACGAGGAAGAGGAATTCCAGAACTGGCTGAAGCGCTTCAAGGCCAGCCACCG
- a CDS encoding sensor histidine kinase, with the protein MRLTLKQQIVLAPATVLTLTSLLLIFLQYTYWDLSVKRQQERKITQTFVALAEADLSAQRIQGLIAHVNRVGRFDVAEMETLSELHKHLAGAVNRINNLMPLPENTRALLKQTVTDLDPKRGYDALRFKAALELLRPQLVTLAEMSQERRTSLRAAHLQDIDELVARTALVALIGIGTSVLLGTFLSLFFARRLLRRIKHLSDSAGRIAKGDLTPPDAPSRVQDELDELAISINQMTDRLIRVVSTEKLLEGAEEERRRIAMDLHDQSLSDLSDVLRALQHLRCQGENQSEVERIEEDLQRAIANLRDVMENLHPQTLDILGLGAALQSHFERHLDKGGLPEYHLYVSPKVESLNLSRLCRLSLYRIALEAVHNVIKHSQAGRYEVTLDRRDNDVVLIVEDNGTGFDYSQASRGEGRGLNNIRERARAIGARAEWGPSRFSHGTRFMLTLPLNGNARQED; encoded by the coding sequence ATGCGACTGACTCTTAAACAACAGATCGTGCTTGCGCCGGCAACGGTTCTGACTCTGACCAGTCTGCTGCTCATTTTTCTGCAGTACACCTACTGGGATCTGTCGGTCAAACGGCAGCAGGAGCGTAAAATCACCCAAACCTTCGTCGCCCTGGCCGAAGCCGATCTCTCGGCGCAGCGGATCCAGGGGCTGATTGCCCACGTCAATCGGGTCGGCCGCTTCGACGTTGCAGAGATGGAAACTCTCAGCGAATTGCACAAACACCTGGCCGGCGCGGTGAACCGCATCAACAACCTGATGCCGCTGCCCGAAAATACCCGGGCCCTGTTGAAGCAGACCGTCACCGATCTCGACCCCAAGCGCGGCTATGACGCCCTGCGCTTCAAGGCAGCACTGGAACTGCTGCGCCCGCAACTGGTCACCCTGGCCGAGATGTCACAGGAGCGGCGCACCTCCCTGCGGGCCGCCCACCTGCAGGATATCGACGAGCTGGTAGCACGAACCGCTCTGGTCGCCCTGATCGGTATCGGCACGTCCGTGCTACTCGGAACTTTTCTGAGCCTGTTTTTCGCCCGGCGCCTGCTGCGGCGTATCAAGCATCTGTCCGACAGCGCCGGCCGCATCGCCAAAGGCGACCTGACCCCTCCGGATGCCCCCAGCCGGGTGCAGGACGAACTGGATGAGTTGGCCATCTCCATCAACCAGATGACCGACCGCCTCATCCGTGTGGTCAGCACCGAAAAGCTGCTCGAAGGTGCCGAAGAAGAGCGACGACGCATCGCCATGGATCTCCACGACCAGTCTCTTTCCGACCTGTCCGATGTTCTGAGGGCGCTGCAGCATCTGCGCTGCCAGGGCGAAAACCAGTCCGAGGTCGAGCGCATCGAGGAAGATCTACAGCGCGCCATCGCCAACCTGCGCGACGTCATGGAGAACCTGCATCCGCAGACGCTGGATATTCTGGGCCTTGGCGCAGCGCTGCAATCGCATTTTGAGCGCCACCTCGACAAAGGGGGGCTGCCCGAGTACCATCTTTATGTTTCGCCCAAGGTCGAAAGCCTCAACCTGTCTCGCCTGTGCCGGCTTTCCCTGTACCGCATCGCGCTGGAAGCTGTCCACAATGTGATTAAGCACTCTCAGGCCGGACGCTACGAAGTCACCCTCGATCGTCGCGACAACGATGTCGTGCTGATCGTGGAAGACAACGGTACCGGCTTCGATTATTCCCAGGCCTCCCGTGGAGAAGGCCGGGGGCTCAACAACATCCGTGAACGCGCACGCGCCATCGGCGCACGGGCCGAATGGGGCCCGTCGCGCTTCAGTCATGGCACCCGTTTCATGCTGACCCTGCCGCTCAACGGCAATGCTCGACAGGAAGATTGA
- a CDS encoding ribonuclease Z, whose amino-acid sequence MRSSFFSSLVNGPFGDPALFVRAAHRGEAILFDCGDLHPLSGRDLLKIRHVFISHAHIDHLIGFDHLLRHHLYRPTCLNFYGPPGIIEHLSHRLAGYTWNLVGGFPLQIRVREAAGEKSGRQALFRASEGFSRRDEEPPNCSDFVCETLHYRVRTRPLLHGNIVSQGYALEEKLHVAIHPDALDRRGYARGRWLTRFKDLLREGAAGDTPIEVPQASGGTPRDLPLSRIREEIAHCQKGMKIAYITDCEPRAENYARILDLAQGADLLAIEAVFAHQDLARARERNHLTARIAGELARRAAVGKLLPFHHSPRYQDRPQLLQEEALSFFSG is encoded by the coding sequence ATGCGTTCTTCGTTTTTCTCTTCCCTGGTCAACGGTCCGTTCGGTGATCCCGCTCTGTTTGTGCGTGCCGCCCATCGGGGAGAAGCGATTCTGTTCGACTGCGGCGACCTGCACCCCCTGAGTGGCCGCGACCTGCTCAAAATCCGACATGTGTTCATATCACACGCCCACATCGATCACCTGATCGGCTTCGACCATCTCCTGCGCCACCATCTCTATCGCCCCACCTGTCTCAATTTCTACGGACCGCCCGGCATTATCGAACACCTTTCCCACCGCCTGGCCGGCTACACCTGGAACCTGGTGGGAGGTTTCCCACTTCAGATCCGAGTGCGGGAGGCCGCCGGTGAAAAGTCGGGACGGCAGGCCCTCTTTCGCGCTTCGGAGGGGTTTTCCAGGCGCGACGAAGAGCCGCCGAACTGCAGCGATTTTGTGTGCGAAACCCTGCACTATCGGGTACGCACCCGCCCCCTGCTGCATGGGAATATCGTCTCGCAGGGATATGCGCTCGAAGAAAAACTGCATGTGGCGATCCACCCCGACGCGCTGGACCGCCGGGGATACGCCCGCGGCCGCTGGCTGACCCGCTTTAAGGATCTGTTGCGAGAGGGCGCAGCAGGAGACACGCCGATCGAAGTCCCTCAGGCCAGCGGTGGCACGCCCCGGGACCTTCCCCTGTCACGCATCAGGGAGGAAATCGCCCACTGTCAGAAGGGGATGAAAATCGCCTACATCACCGACTGTGAGCCGCGCGCGGAAAATTATGCCCGCATTCTGGACCTGGCACAGGGTGCGGACCTGCTTGCCATCGAGGCCGTTTTCGCCCACCAGGATCTGGCGCGGGCCCGGGAACGAAACCATCTCACGGCACGGATCGCGGGAGAGCTGGCACGAAGGGCGGCCGTCGGCAAACTGCTGCCGTTTCATCACTCGCCCAGGTATCAGGACCGGCCGCAGCTCCTGCAGGAGGAGGCTTTGTCGTTCTTTTCGGGATGA
- a CDS encoding sensor histidine kinase: MSSLHTLRIRMTLEFILPLALVLGVCGILWFQVTAASLRAETDERLLALTQSLAGSAHGEQSATLLADLCTEVEAALPLVGKDSSIAVFDLRGACLCASSPEGGVFTGTMEGPGRAPPEAEVRFFTRERPNAADLRGIDYPLLEGSAFLGAIRVTISQAPVERILAELKNRLIITGGLALVLMAALSLFLYRKRLEKLTVLAQKMDQTTAENLADQRLPESEDRGELGTLVQSYNALLTRLDSAMRRARQFSADAAHELRTPLTVLRGETEVALRWTRDPEEFRATLESNLEEIDRMGRIIEDLLLLAKSEAGELPMEKTQVNLNDLMRDLYQQGKVLGENKGIAVTLEMPEAEVVQVMGDELRLHQMGLNLLTNGIKYTPTGGRVRLKLQCESDQAVIVVSDTGHGMAPEHLSRIFDRFYRIDKSREQESGAGLGLSIVKWIVDAHEGRITVTSKPNEGSEFKVFLPRISPGKPRNTAS; this comes from the coding sequence TTGAGCTCGCTGCACACGTTACGCATACGCATGACTCTGGAATTTATACTGCCGCTGGCCCTCGTTCTGGGGGTCTGCGGCATTTTATGGTTCCAGGTAACGGCTGCAAGCCTGCGCGCCGAAACGGATGAGCGCCTGCTGGCGCTGACCCAGAGCCTGGCCGGCAGCGCCCACGGGGAGCAATCGGCCACCCTGCTGGCCGACTTGTGTACCGAAGTTGAAGCGGCGCTGCCCCTGGTTGGCAAAGATTCCAGCATTGCCGTCTTCGACCTGCGCGGGGCCTGCCTCTGCGCATCTTCGCCGGAAGGTGGAGTTTTTACGGGAACAATGGAAGGTCCCGGGAGAGCCCCCCCAGAAGCCGAGGTTCGCTTTTTCACCCGGGAACGCCCCAACGCCGCCGACCTGCGCGGCATCGACTATCCGCTGCTGGAAGGAAGCGCCTTTCTCGGCGCCATCCGCGTCACGATCAGCCAGGCACCCGTCGAGCGAATTCTTGCAGAATTGAAGAATCGACTCATTATTACAGGTGGACTCGCCCTGGTTTTGATGGCTGCGTTGAGCCTGTTTCTTTACAGAAAGCGCCTGGAGAAACTGACGGTACTGGCACAGAAGATGGACCAGACCACAGCGGAAAACCTGGCCGATCAGCGCCTGCCGGAAAGTGAAGATCGCGGCGAGCTGGGAACGCTGGTGCAAAGCTACAACGCTCTGCTGACACGGCTGGACTCTGCCATGCGCCGCGCCCGCCAGTTTTCTGCCGATGCCGCTCACGAACTGCGCACCCCCCTCACCGTTCTGCGCGGGGAGACAGAGGTGGCATTGCGCTGGACGCGAGATCCTGAGGAATTCCGCGCCACCCTCGAATCCAACCTCGAGGAGATCGACCGCATGGGGCGCATCATCGAGGACCTCCTGCTGCTGGCAAAAAGCGAAGCCGGCGAACTGCCGATGGAGAAAACACAGGTCAATCTCAACGACCTGATGCGCGATCTCTATCAGCAGGGCAAAGTTCTCGGAGAGAACAAAGGCATCGCCGTCACCCTGGAGATGCCCGAAGCAGAGGTTGTTCAGGTGATGGGCGATGAACTGCGCCTGCACCAGATGGGACTCAACCTGCTGACCAACGGCATTAAATATACGCCCACCGGCGGCCGTGTCCGCCTGAAACTTCAATGCGAATCGGACCAGGCCGTCATTGTCGTCTCCGACACCGGCCACGGCATGGCCCCTGAACATCTGTCGCGCATTTTCGATCGCTTTTACCGCATCGACAAAAGCCGGGAGCAGGAAAGCGGCGCAGGGCTGGGCCTTTCCATTGTCAAATGGATCGTAGACGCCCACGAGGGACGGATCACCGTCACCTCGAAGCCCAACGAAGGCAGTGAATTCAAGGTATTTCTTCCCAGGATCTCTCCCGGCAAACCGCGCAACACCGCATCCTGA
- a CDS encoding heavy metal response regulator transcription factor: MRILVVEDEKKVASFIKRGLEEEGYAVDVAYDGDEGLDLAEHTPYDLILMDVMLPKKDGITVIREMRGRDIATPVLCLTAKDTVDDIVQGLDSGSDDYLTKPFAFAELLARVRALIRRGTQDRGAELRFADLRLDPVTHKVWRSEKEIDLTSKEYALLEYMMRNPNQVLTRTMIAEHVWDYTFDSFTNIIDVYINYLRKKVDRDFDQKLIHTVRGVGYVLKESD, translated from the coding sequence ATGCGCATTCTGGTTGTGGAAGATGAAAAGAAGGTCGCAAGCTTCATCAAGCGCGGTCTGGAAGAAGAAGGGTACGCGGTGGACGTTGCCTATGACGGCGACGAGGGGCTCGACCTGGCCGAGCACACCCCCTATGACCTGATCCTGATGGACGTCATGCTGCCGAAAAAGGACGGCATCACGGTTATCCGCGAAATGCGCGGGCGCGACATCGCAACGCCGGTGCTGTGCCTGACGGCCAAGGATACCGTGGACGACATCGTTCAGGGGCTCGATTCCGGCTCTGACGACTACCTCACCAAGCCCTTCGCCTTTGCCGAGCTGCTGGCGCGGGTACGCGCGCTGATCCGTCGCGGAACCCAGGATCGCGGTGCCGAACTGCGTTTTGCAGACCTGCGTCTCGACCCGGTCACCCACAAGGTCTGGCGCAGCGAAAAGGAGATCGACCTGACCTCCAAGGAATACGCACTGCTCGAATACATGATGCGTAATCCCAACCAGGTCCTGACCCGCACCATGATCGCGGAACATGTCTGGGATTATACCTTCGATTCTTTCACCAACATCATCGACGTCTATATCAACTATCTGCGCAAGAAGGTCGATCGCGACTTCGATCAGAAACTCATTCACACCGTTCGCGGGGTGGGCTACGTCCTGAAGGAATCGGATTGA
- a CDS encoding pyruvate, water dikinase regulatory protein — translation MSERQNIFLLSDATGETAEKTVAAALTQFRGKNARVRRISNVRTKHQVYEALDEALKNQALVVYTIVNRELAQIVHDECDSLGLPGIDLITPLLMRLSEFFGISPKEMPGLLHGVNEGYFSRIDAVEFAVKHDDGQETRNLHKADIVLVGVSRTSKTPLSIYLAHKGWKVANVPLVADIDPPEELFSLDPGRVAGLIIDPQRLIELRASRLRNMGQFSRGTYTDYENIQQEIRQAKRFFRKQRWALIDVTGKAVEETANEVLVKLKLK, via the coding sequence ATGTCGGAAAGACAGAATATTTTTCTCCTGTCCGATGCCACGGGGGAGACAGCGGAAAAAACGGTCGCCGCCGCCCTGACCCAGTTTCGCGGCAAGAATGCCCGCGTACGGCGCATCAGCAACGTACGCACCAAGCACCAGGTCTACGAGGCGCTGGATGAAGCCCTTAAAAACCAGGCGCTGGTCGTCTATACCATCGTCAACCGGGAGCTTGCGCAGATCGTTCACGACGAATGCGACTCCCTGGGGCTGCCCGGCATCGACCTGATCACGCCGCTGCTCATGCGCCTCTCAGAATTTTTCGGCATTTCCCCCAAGGAGATGCCTGGATTGCTGCACGGCGTCAACGAGGGTTATTTTTCACGGATCGACGCCGTCGAGTTCGCCGTCAAGCACGATGATGGGCAGGAAACCCGCAACCTGCACAAAGCCGACATTGTGCTGGTCGGAGTGTCGCGCACCAGCAAAACGCCGCTCTCCATCTACCTTGCCCACAAGGGGTGGAAGGTCGCCAATGTGCCGCTGGTCGCCGACATCGACCCGCCCGAGGAGCTTTTTTCCCTGGATCCCGGGAGGGTGGCAGGGCTGATTATCGACCCGCAGCGGCTCATAGAGCTGCGGGCTTCGCGGTTACGCAATATGGGGCAGTTCTCACGCGGCACCTATACCGATTACGAGAACATTCAACAGGAGATCCGCCAGGCCAAACGGTTTTTCCGCAAGCAGCGGTGGGCCCTGATCGATGTAACCGGCAAAGCCGTTGAAGAAACGGCCAACGAGGTTCTGGTGAAGTTGAAACTGAAGTAG
- the prmA gene encoding 50S ribosomal protein L11 methyltransferase gives MNQHWIEISLKVPSAAADAVCAVLAALGSTGVREREQVLDTFIVPDADENLPEVLDLRAYFPSDEDPRQIVERIEQQLAPLRRAFPSPGWSAATTGQVSDGDWAESWKQHFPVFRVGSLIVKPSWEEVDPGDAHVVLTLDPGMAFGTGTHATTRLCLEFLVEEFAARASAPKVLDVGTGSGILALAAAAFGARGVLACDIDADACRVARKNAAANNLADRIDFTTRALEDLDTGFDLVLANILAEENVRLASELVRRVAPGGLLVLSGILQEKESFVREGFSRFGLSGPEVRSRDEWVCLTYRRGA, from the coding sequence ATGAATCAGCACTGGATTGAAATTAGTCTCAAAGTGCCGTCTGCGGCGGCAGACGCCGTGTGTGCGGTTCTGGCTGCACTCGGATCCACCGGCGTGCGCGAACGTGAGCAGGTCCTTGACACTTTTATCGTACCCGATGCAGACGAGAATCTTCCCGAGGTGCTGGACCTGCGCGCTTATTTTCCCAGTGACGAGGACCCGCGGCAGATCGTCGAACGCATCGAGCAGCAACTCGCTCCCCTGCGTCGTGCTTTTCCATCCCCCGGTTGGTCGGCAGCAACAACCGGCCAGGTGTCCGACGGGGATTGGGCCGAGAGCTGGAAGCAGCATTTTCCCGTGTTCCGGGTCGGGTCTCTGATTGTGAAGCCCAGTTGGGAAGAGGTTGACCCCGGTGACGCGCACGTGGTTCTGACCCTCGACCCCGGCATGGCATTCGGCACCGGCACACATGCCACCACAAGGCTGTGTCTCGAATTCCTGGTTGAAGAGTTTGCCGCCCGTGCGTCTGCCCCGAAAGTCCTCGATGTAGGGACCGGCTCGGGGATTCTGGCGCTGGCAGCAGCCGCTTTCGGCGCCAGAGGGGTGCTGGCCTGCGACATTGACGCCGATGCCTGCCGTGTGGCGCGAAAAAACGCTGCAGCCAACAACCTGGCGGACCGCATCGATTTTACCACGAGGGCACTGGAGGATCTCGATACCGGTTTTGATCTGGTGCTGGCCAATATCCTGGCAGAGGAAAATGTCCGGCTTGCCTCCGAGTTGGTGCGCCGTGTCGCGCCGGGCGGCTTACTGGTTCTTTCCGGCATCCTGCAGGAGAAAGAATCTTTTGTGCGGGAAGGTTTCAGCCGGTTCGGACTGAGCGGCCCGGAGGTGCGAAGCCGCGACGAATGGGTCTGCCTGACCTACCGCCGGGGCGCCTGA
- a CDS encoding 16S rRNA (uracil(1498)-N(3))-methyltransferase, producing MRCFFVDPILLDSNPVLLEGDLHHQLSRVLRLAPGAPLCLFDGQGQVVHGELEALSKNVSRVRVLTRFRENPPPLSLRLIQALPKGEKMDLILQKGTELGVSRFTPWLAARSIARPSGDRQANRLKRWERIVREAAQQSRRPFLPRIDAPQTLGSAIGGQEQLKLVLWEQESMPLAHALPTSPPAEVAIMVGPEGGLTEDEVAQASSAGFVPVGLGRHILRTETAGFAVVAILEYLYGDFGRS from the coding sequence ATGCGCTGTTTTTTTGTCGACCCGATTCTCCTCGACAGCAATCCCGTTCTGCTCGAAGGAGATCTGCACCATCAACTCTCTCGCGTTCTCCGGTTGGCGCCCGGTGCTCCCCTGTGTCTGTTCGATGGCCAGGGCCAGGTTGTACACGGCGAACTCGAGGCGCTGTCAAAAAACGTTTCCCGGGTGCGTGTTTTGACCCGGTTTCGTGAAAATCCTCCCCCCCTGTCTCTCCGGTTGATCCAGGCTCTGCCTAAAGGCGAAAAGATGGACCTGATCTTGCAGAAGGGTACAGAGCTGGGTGTCTCCCGCTTTACCCCCTGGCTGGCGGCGCGAAGTATTGCTCGCCCTTCCGGGGACCGGCAGGCCAATCGCCTGAAGCGCTGGGAGCGAATCGTGCGCGAGGCGGCACAGCAGTCGCGGCGGCCGTTTCTGCCCCGGATCGATGCCCCGCAAACGCTCGGGTCGGCGATTGGTGGTCAGGAGCAGCTCAAGCTTGTGCTGTGGGAACAGGAAAGCATGCCGTTGGCGCATGCGCTTCCCACTTCGCCGCCCGCCGAAGTGGCGATCATGGTTGGTCCTGAAGGCGGGCTGACCGAGGACGAGGTGGCACAGGCGAGCAGCGCCGGCTTTGTTCCGGTCGGGCTGGGGCGACACATTCTGCGAACAGAGACGGCGGGGTTCGCCGTTGTCGCCATTTTAGAGTACCTCTACGGGGATTTCGGCCGAAGTTAG
- a CDS encoding RDD family protein, translating to MKCPKCGFNSFDYLESCKKCGNDLKDFKEKFGLRSLLFPHNEEVASVMGQGLSGTAVMAPSAVAPAEASPPSQPQESRAAEAAFAQPQEEAEEDPFDLDWSEEGGEGLEFGQKDDAFALDDTSGQAFDFEAEEDAEERLQEDSTPPAAAESDLEWEEEPLPDLSFSEDQAFDSSLLDDAPGEQELDGLADAPIQDEPKSRDESFADDESGPDLPGLHELDFEDLEGEPSLEDAAAGEPRAEEDAAWGEISFDDDDFKLEDDQDHQPAGRSKKAGEQKEGPSDPFDQPEPARQGPAPDSESRSMSETQDGGERVHEARCVHPIARFGAFWLDLFLVTGVFLLFLVSATRLLSPLESPALLPSMGDLIHLSVPYYLLLFSVSFLYFTAFHFFTGQTPGKMLFGMRLERCDGSTLSLSDAFLHSVGGLAALLTLGLGFWGACRDPQGRGWNDRFAGTRLVFSADDEV from the coding sequence ATGAAGTGTCCAAAGTGCGGATTCAACAGTTTCGATTATCTTGAGAGTTGCAAAAAGTGCGGCAATGATCTCAAGGATTTCAAGGAAAAGTTCGGCCTGCGCAGCCTTCTCTTTCCTCACAATGAGGAGGTTGCTTCCGTCATGGGGCAGGGGTTGTCCGGAACTGCGGTCATGGCGCCTTCCGCAGTCGCCCCCGCGGAAGCGTCTCCTCCTTCCCAACCGCAGGAGTCGCGCGCTGCTGAAGCCGCGTTCGCTCAGCCTCAGGAGGAAGCAGAAGAAGATCCCTTTGATCTTGATTGGAGCGAAGAGGGCGGCGAAGGGCTTGAATTCGGTCAAAAAGACGACGCATTCGCTCTTGATGACACTTCAGGGCAGGCGTTTGACTTTGAAGCGGAGGAAGATGCTGAAGAGCGGCTTCAGGAGGACTCAACGCCTCCCGCTGCTGCTGAGTCGGATCTGGAGTGGGAAGAAGAACCTCTGCCGGATCTGAGTTTCTCCGAGGACCAGGCCTTTGATTCCAGCCTGCTGGATGATGCCCCAGGCGAGCAGGAATTAGACGGGTTGGCTGATGCGCCGATTCAGGACGAGCCAAAAAGCCGGGATGAGAGTTTTGCGGATGACGAATCCGGTCCGGATCTGCCTGGTCTGCATGAACTCGATTTCGAAGATCTCGAAGGAGAGCCCAGCCTCGAGGACGCCGCGGCTGGTGAACCCAGGGCTGAAGAAGATGCGGCCTGGGGAGAGATCAGCTTTGACGACGACGATTTTAAGCTGGAGGATGATCAGGATCATCAGCCAGCAGGCCGCAGCAAAAAAGCCGGGGAGCAGAAGGAGGGCCCCAGCGACCCTTTTGACCAACCGGAGCCGGCCCGCCAGGGGCCGGCTCCGGATTCTGAATCCCGGAGCATGAGTGAAACGCAGGACGGGGGAGAACGGGTTCATGAGGCGCGTTGCGTTCATCCGATAGCGCGGTTTGGCGCGTTCTGGCTCGACCTTTTTCTTGTGACCGGGGTTTTTCTGCTTTTCCTGGTCAGCGCCACGCGCTTGTTGTCACCCCTTGAGAGCCCGGCGCTTCTCCCCTCCATGGGAGATCTCATCCACCTTTCCGTCCCCTACTATCTGCTGCTTTTCAGTGTCTCTTTTCTCTACTTTACCGCTTTCCACTTTTTTACCGGCCAGACGCCGGGAAAAATGCTGTTCGGCATGCGCCTTGAGCGCTGCGACGGTTCGACGCTGAGCCTCTCCGATGCGTTTCTGCATTCAGTGGGCGGACTTGCCGCGCTGTTGACCCTGGGGCTCGGATTCTGGGGCGCCTGCCGCGACCCTCAGGGGCGGGGCTGGAACGACCGTTTCGCCGGGACCCGACTGGTTTTCAGCGCAGATGATGAGGTTTGA
- a CDS encoding hydroxyacylglutathione hydrolase family protein, with translation MALEVTQIPAGRMDNFSYLVFCPETGHAAAVDPSLAPENLLQILQERNLQLDLLINTHGHHDHTAGNQAVLDFAKVPLAGHPLDLPDADRQLSDGDRLAIGRETLEILHTPGHSPGSISLYTGDALLTGDTLFVTFVGRADLPGSDPRALYRSLQRLAGFPPKTKIYPGHNYGPQAISTIAYEKQHNPYLNCPDLESFLKLRMG, from the coding sequence ATGGCGCTGGAAGTAACCCAGATCCCCGCCGGGCGAATGGACAACTTTTCCTACCTGGTTTTCTGCCCCGAAACCGGGCATGCGGCCGCTGTCGACCCGTCCCTCGCGCCGGAGAATCTGCTGCAGATTCTGCAGGAGCGAAACCTGCAGCTCGACCTGCTGATCAATACCCACGGACACCATGACCACACGGCCGGCAACCAGGCCGTGCTGGATTTTGCAAAGGTGCCGCTGGCGGGGCACCCCCTCGATCTGCCCGACGCCGATCGTCAGCTCAGCGACGGCGACCGCCTTGCCATTGGCCGGGAAACGCTTGAAATCCTCCACACCCCCGGTCATTCACCGGGCTCCATCTCCCTTTATACAGGCGACGCGCTGCTCACGGGCGACACCCTGTTCGTGACATTCGTCGGTCGGGCCGACCTGCCGGGGAGCGATCCGCGCGCTCTGTACCGCAGCCTGCAGCGACTGGCCGGCTTCCCCCCGAAAACCAAAATCTACCCCGGTCACAATTACGGGCCGCAGGCAATCTCCACCATCGCCTACGAAAAGCAGCACAACCCCTATCTCAACTGCCCTGACCTGGAGAGCTTCCTGAAGCTGCGCATGGGCTGA
- the dapF gene encoding diaminopimelate epimerase — translation MKFAKMHGAGNDYVYVNCFETEIEDPAALAIELSNRNFAIGADGLILIMPSEVADVRMRMFNSDGSESEMCGNGIRCVAKYAYDHKLVDKTEITAETGAGILTLQLFPNADDKIEKVRVNMGKPRLKRGEIPMTGNAEDQVVGIELEVLDRTFRITCASMGNPHCVIFVEDVDQFPVEKYGPVIENHEIFPRRTNVEFVEVVSRTELKQRTWERGSGETLACGTGASAVTVAAVLNDLTERKVLNHLLGGDLEMEWAEDGSVFMTGPAIQVFEGVYDPQ, via the coding sequence TTGAAGTTTGCCAAAATGCATGGCGCAGGTAACGATTACGTGTATGTCAACTGTTTCGAGACGGAGATCGAAGATCCCGCAGCGTTGGCCATAGAATTGAGCAATCGCAATTTCGCCATCGGCGCCGACGGCCTGATCCTGATCATGCCTTCGGAAGTGGCCGATGTGCGCATGCGCATGTTCAACTCCGACGGCAGCGAATCGGAGATGTGCGGCAACGGAATTCGTTGTGTGGCCAAATACGCCTATGACCACAAGCTCGTGGATAAAACCGAGATTACCGCCGAAACCGGAGCCGGCATTCTGACCCTGCAGCTCTTCCCCAATGCGGATGACAAGATCGAAAAAGTGCGTGTCAACATGGGCAAGCCCCGCCTCAAGCGTGGCGAGATCCCCATGACCGGCAACGCCGAAGACCAGGTGGTGGGGATCGAACTGGAAGTGCTCGACCGCACTTTCCGCATCACCTGTGCCTCCATGGGCAATCCTCACTGCGTGATTTTCGTGGAGGATGTGGATCAGTTCCCGGTGGAGAAATACGGTCCGGTGATCGAAAATCATGAAATTTTCCCGCGTCGCACCAATGTCGAGTTCGTCGAAGTTGTCTCACGCACCGAACTCAAGCAGCGCACCTGGGAACGCGGTTCCGGCGAAACCCTGGCCTGCGGCACCGGCGCTTCAGCGGTTACCGTCGCCGCCGTGCTCAACGATCTTACGGAGCGCAAGGTGCTCAACCACCTGCTCGGCGGCGACCTCGAGATGGAGTGGGCCGAAGACGGAAGCGTCTTCATGACCGGCCCCGCCATCCAGGTTTTCGAAGGGGTTTACGACCCCCAATAA